In Alosa alosa isolate M-15738 ecotype Scorff River chromosome 10, AALO_Geno_1.1, whole genome shotgun sequence, the genomic stretch CATTACCACCAACTCCTTTATGAGCAGGTACCCATACAAACTGGATTGATATTCCCTGTTGACTGATTGCAAATATGATATTATTAATTTCATTCAATAAATCCTGTCGGCATGATGATTCTCCATTCTGTATAGATGTGAGAGATGACATTGAATCAGAACAAATAACTGCTTTAGGGGGCCTAGCTTCTTCTATCCACTGTAATGCAATAATAATAGCTGTCATTTCAGCTGCAAATATGGACAGATGGTCTGATGTTCTCTTTTTTAATAGAGATTTTGTGATCAGGGATATATGCTGCAATACCTGTTTTACCCTCTGAATCTTTAGATGCATCTGTATAGACCTGTGTTGTATCATAATACATACTTCCTAGATATTGCTCTACATTCTGATACACTCCTCCAGATTTAGCTATCTCTTTGGTTTCCATAATTACCATAGGAGAACAAAACAACCAAGGTGGAGTTCCTACCAGGGGCACAGTCTTACTACAATTGATACCATCTATTTCCAATTGGTTTGCTATTTTATTACCATCCCAACCAAAGCTACAAATCTGGGATCTACCATATTCCCAACACTTTCGTTAAGAACTTTCTTAGTGGGGTGTGATACATCATGTTCCTTTAAATTAATCCAGTAAGCCATACTCAACTTAATAATCCTAAGGCTTAAGGGCATTTCTCCTGTTTCTATTTGTAATGCTGGTATTGAAGATGTTCTAAATGCACCACAACATATCCTCAGACTTTTAGCCTGCATTCTATTGATTTCACCAATCAATGTCTTAGATGCTGAACGATACACAATACATCCATAGTCTAACACTGATCTTATCAGTGCAATATAAATTCTTTTAAGGGACATCCCTGACGCTCCCCAGTTGTACCCTGacaaacatttcaaaacattaatGCCCTTTTTGCACCTctcatttattttttgtatgtgttcctTAAATGTTAACTTGACATCAAACCACACTCCCAGGTACCTAATAACGTTAACTTGTTTTAATGATTGATTATATAACTTAAGTTCTAGTGTGGGGGATTATTCTTTtctttgaaaaacaaataaattgaGTCTTCTCTATAGACAAATGAAAACCCCACTCACATGCCCATTTTTCTACCTTGTTAATAGCCAGTTGCATTTTGGTTGTAATATTATCAATATTAAGTCCTTTTACCCACAAAAGCTCCATCATCCGCATATAATGCTCTATTAATTCTAATGTCGCCTATTGTATTGAAAACATCATTAATCATGATGTTGAACAGCACTGGACTGCATACACTACCCTGAGGTGTTCCGTTTTCTATTGAATAGATGTTAGAAAAATTAACCCCAACTCTCACTTCTATTGTTCTATCCTTTAAAAAGTCTCTAATCCAGTTAAACATCTTACCACTAATACCCATTCTATTCAGCTTAATTAACAGTCCCTCCTTCCATAGCATATCATATGCGGCTTTCTATATCAAAGAATGTTGCTAAGACTGATTCTTTACTGACTTGCGCTTTCCTTACTTAATTTTCTAGACATACAACAGGGTCCATCGTAGTACATCCATTACGGAACCCACTCTGGTGTGGGGAGACAAGACctcttttttcaatttcataCATTAGTCTTCTAGTGATCATTTTCTCCATAAGCTTACATAAGTTAGATGTTAATGCTATTGGCCTGTAACTTTTAACTTCAGTCTTATCTTTCCCTGGTTTCCCAATAGGAACCACTACAGAATGTTTCCAGCCCAAAGGCAATCTTCCTTGCTCCCAAACCTTATTGTAAAGACTTAAAATTATCATTTTAGCCATATCATCGACTTCATTAATCATTTTATAACATACACCATCCTTCCCCAGTGAAGTATTCCTAACCCCATTTAACGGTCTCCTAAGTTCAAATAACgttaatcaaagtcaaagtcaaaagtcaaagtcagctttattgtcaatttcttcacatgttccagacatacaaagagatcgaaattacgtttctcactatcccacggtgaagacaagacatattttaccaatttaggtccacagacaaacataacattcaagtaaacaaaaaagtaagtaaagaagtaaataagagggcacatataataatgaaaaaataagagcagcaaaatgtggttgaaattgtgcatagacagtcaataaaaatactagtgcaaattcaggccaataaaaggcttgggtagttctgtttgacctaagtaagaagaaagtggcatagtggtgcaagttatgtaagagcagcagaagtgttgtgtttcaggacaacaacaccagttgtaaagtgtacaagtgtgcaagtgtgcaagtggagtagtgcaggcagccattttgggtccaatgtccaggatgttatgtagctgagggtggaggggggagaggagggagagagttcagcatcccacggcttggtgtatgaagctgttggtgagtctggtagtcttggggagcgcaggcttctgtacctcttcccagagggcagtagatcaaacagattgtgagcgggggtgacttgcatcactcacaattttggtcgcctttagcgggtgaggtgggtggtgtaaatgtccttcagggaggggagtgaagcaccaataatccttccagctgtgttcactatgctgcagggctttcctgttgtattcagtgcagcttccgccccacacagcgatacagctggagaggatgctctcgatggtgcctcggtagaatgtggtcatgatggctggtggagcacttgctcgcctgagtttccgcagagggaagtacaggcggctgagctctcttaagccagtgatgcagtgttggtggtccaggagaggtcttcactgatgtgcacccccaggaatttggtgctgctcgctctctccaccacagccttggtcgatggtcagtggcaggtgttgggtgtgacctctccggaagtcaacaacaatctctttggtcttgctgacgttcagcaggaggttgttgtccctgcaccacggggtcagatggtcgacctccaacctgtattgagtctcgtcaagcccttggtgatgagacccaccagagttgtgtcgtcagcaaatttcactatgtgattgttgctgtaggttgcagtgcagtcatcgtcagcagggtgaagagcagtggactgagcacgcagccttggggggcccctgtgctcagtgtgatgctgcttgaggtattgttgccaacacgtactacttggggcctctgacagaggaagtccagtagccagttgcagaggtaggtactgagtcccagtttgtcaagtttgcagatgagttgttgtggtattatggtgttgaatgcagaactgaagtctataaacagcaatctcacatatgagtctctttttttccaggtgggtgagggctgggtggagggcagagcagattgcatcctctgtagaccgcttggctcggtatgcaaactggaaggggtccagggtgggggggagaatggctttgatatgtgacatgacaattCGTGAAATTCCTTATCTAGTACACTCTCGTTTATTACATGTTTCCCCAGTAGCCCTTTACTCTCATCCATAACTTTAACTCTCCAAGACAATTCCTCATCAGTTAGGTTTTTTGAACTATGAACCTTAACAAAACTTTTTGCAAGCATCTCTGCTTTCTCTTGATTAGTTACTGCctctttatcattatttttaattaCAGGTAGAGAAAATTCCCTTCTAATGCCTCCCATCTTTTTAATCATGCTCCAAACATCACCCACTTTGACTTCTGCTCCTATTTTACCACAAAAGTCACGCCaatatgtccttttagcttcTTTTATGACTCTTTTAacccttgagtgtgtgtgtgtcaacggCACTTTCTGATGATGTAATAGGTTGGGAACAGCAACGTCACCAAAATGAAActgatctaaaaaaaaaaactaaaaaaaaaacagttattttcaacattatatatataaacatgtgTTTTCTTTTGTATAGATTGTTAAATGCTATATAAGCTTCAAACGTTTTAATTGAATTCTATTCAATTGTATCCCACATCATTTCCTTTTTAAACCGGAAGCGTGTTTCGAGCTGCTTGAAAGAAGCGGCAGGCTCCTCTTCGAAAAgcatcttttgtgtgtgttccaggaGTAACGTTACTGTCAGAGATGGGGGTAACGTGGTACGTGTTTGATCTTACACTTTCACTTCTAAGAGTTCCTCTACCTCCAGCTAGTGTCACTTTTTTTGGGTTTGTTGAAGTAGATACATGCATTGTAAAAACATAACAGCGAACAGATACCTTGTGCTAATGTTCCCCGTTGTCGGCAGGGCAGAAAGACTTACAAGTAAAATTGAAAAACAGTTATTTTTTTACTGATGTTAGCTTACATCAAATGCTCCCTCTATATATTAAGTAAAAAAAGCCGTTGTAGGCATGGTCCTGCTGTTACTAGCGTTAACACAGGACTGTAAAGTAGCTAGCATGACTAACGTTGTACCCACTTCATTCGAAAGGAACGTGTCAAACTTATCTTGCTGCTGTTGGACTTAGTTTAGCCCTTACAAAAACGAACTGCTATTACATTAATTTGTACTGCAGTTTTTCATAAGTACAATAcagtttcatgtccaaaatactgcatttctacTGTGAAGTGCAGTACAATGCAGTTTCGATGCATTTGTTTTTTCATGTCAAATACTGCATTGTTGCATATGAACTGCAAGGAACTCTTGGAAAAGTAAAGTTTTGACACTTTTTGTAAGGGTGAGCATGCTGTATAGCTGCCTTTGTTATAAAAACCTTATTATATTAAATGTTTTCTTGGTGGTATCTGTTTTTAGTCAATGTTTATTTAGATTGTTATGATATTCAGGTGCAATGCTGTTGGTACAAAACAGCAAAATCAAGATGCACATGTGGGTGGACATATTTTGCGGTATGACACCCCCTCTTCAGGTGATATGGGTCTTTCTTCCACCAGTGTGTGCCAAGTTCCAGTGGCAGAGGGGAAGAGTGTGCAGCAGACAGTGGATATGCTGCACAAGAAGCTGGAGCAGCTGGGTGCAGTAAAGCAGGGCAGCTTCTGGGTGGACTGTGAGACGTATCATGCCACTGGTAACACAAGCGGTAATTACCAATTCCTGGAACTGAGAAAAGTATATCTAGTACCAGGATTCATTTCTTCCTTATTTTCCTTGTGgttcttattttgcttagatatTGAGTGACTATATGGATCACACCCTACAACAAGAGCAGTCAGGCATTAGTGAGGATTTAGTGTACAAAGTGCCAGTGTGGTACCATTGTTTTAGCCTGACATGCAagactcattcacaaagtgaatagagtctaGTCACTAGCAATGTGGAATCGTCTACAACGCTAGCATGGTGATGGGCATAAATATAGCGTTAACTTTGATGGCAGTATTtgacatggggaaaaaaaatgcattgaaaCTGCATTGTACTGCACTTCACAgtagaaatgcagtattttggacatgaaactgTATTGTACCTAAGAAAAACTGCAGTACAAATTAATGTAATAGCAGTTCGTTTTTGTAAGGGCTAAACTAAGTCCAACAGCAGCAAGAGAGGTTTGACACGTTTCTTTCGAATGAAGTGGGTACAACGTTAGTCAGGCTAGCTACTTAGACGTGGCCACTAAGTGTATTTATTTAGTGGTGACCCCCAGACATTCTCATGACCTccaggttgagaaccactgccataCTGTATTGTtatattgtatattatatacagtatgttctaGCTTATTGTATAGTACCATATCGTATTATCCATTACCCATAGTAACTGATATGATAAATCATTTATGTTtgcattttgactgcaattTTGTAGCCATTAGTGGGTTGTTTTTTAGCCTGCTTAATTTGAATGGTTTGGCATTTGATAACGCTTTACTTTACTTAAGTTTTCCCCCATTCACAAGCTCCCACATGTCACACAATTACTTTAGTTCATGCACAAGACACTTTGTTCATTGAGTGGCTTTGCGCTTTGTCCATCATTTTAGTTAGAGCCCTGTATCATCTACATCCCTAGGTGAGGGTTAATCCAGTCATGTTTTTTATAGTGTTGAAAGGAACTATGGAGTTGGCCCTAAGGAGCTCCAGTGTGTTGgaaataaaatgtgttatttAACATTGCCTATGTGCCACGTTGCAGATAGAAATTTTCCTTTCCTATTTGTGATTTATACCCTCACCCTTCAgtaggaggggagggaggggaggggaggggaggggtgtgggGCCATGTTTAGTGTTGTGTTGCTATGTCTTGGTGGTCCTGTACATGACCATCGGAGTTTGTTTGGTTCACAATGAATGCAGAGCAGATGTTGGAATTTGGTTTCACTGGTCTTGTTTCAAAGTTTATCTTGGTTTCTCCCAAGCTGGAGCCAAGGTTTAATCTAATTCTAATACACCTCcaatcctttttttttattttttataatccAGCAAATTACTCCTCATGGTCCTCTGGTTGTATTCCCTTTTTGTGCAGTAAATAGGAAACAAGCATAGTGGCTCAGACATACCCATAGACAATTCTTTTGAGTTCAAATATGAACATTCAATACAACTGTGACAAAGTTGTCTTTTTATTAAGTCTGGACTCTTCTGTATATAGGCTAATGTCTCATGTATCCATTGCCTCAATTGTTCCCAGGTCAGCCTTCCAAGCTGCTATACGTCATGCACAACTCTGAGACGCCTCTCAGCTGCATGGCCCTATTTGAAGGTGGGCCCTGTCTCACGGCTGACGTCAACTTCGACGTTCTCATGCTGAAACTCAAGAGCCATTTCCAGAATGCCAAGGGCCACAAAGTGGAGAGCCGTGGCACCCGCTACCGGTACTGCGACTTCCTGGTGAAGGTGGGGGCAGTCACTATGAGCTCCAGTGCCAGAGGAATCTCTGTGGAGGTGTGTAATTGTGGGATTGTATGCATGTGCAAACCCATTCATCTTCCTCTGGACCCAGTTGCGCAGAAGTAATCTGATCAAATTATGAAGATGGGTTGttccaaaacaacaaaaaggatTCTGAAATTCATCACGTAATCACGTAATCCAGTCTTGGTTTTGATTTTGGTCAAACCTTCACTTTTCTGTTTTAGTTGGACAGAATTATACTGATCCAAGCAGAATGGTGGATTCAAGGTGGATGTAAGgaacaaaatgtaataaaacttaataaataaataattcctCCAAACAGCTGCTAATATGAATAGGTATGTCTGTAACATGTGTATTTAAAAGACTCCGGTGCATCTCATTTAGAGCACtgaaggaaagtaaacctgtgGGATAAGAACATCAGAAATGTGCTTATCaaattaggctattgcttggCTAAATccgattttctttctttcttttttttccagttaACATATCGAATATCTGATATTGTTAATAATGGTCTGAACAGCACAAGTCACATAGAATCTTGTTTTTCCAAATTCTGATTTGGACCACTTCCATATGTAGTCCTAAATCAGATTATTATTATctgatttatttatctatttttgcAATGTGACCACATTCTCAATGGTCATATCGGAATTAATGTGACTGGCAAGCAAAACTTGATTGGTCATTACAAGCCTGTTTGAAAAACAAATAGTCGAACAGCACAACAGAAAATTTGAGAGCTAGACTCAAACCAGTGAATCGGTCAACAAAATATGTTCAGAAATTAACCCGCTAATTTTCTTGCATTTGTTATCATCTGCTCACAAATTTGCTGGCTTATCCACTTATAAATGACACGGTCTCTGTTTACTTCTATAAGTTAGGGTGTTGTGTTTTATATTTATTGTTTGCATGCTCAGGACAGCTCAAGACTCACTAGTCCTCACTAGAGTCTGACGTTAACCACATAAAAAGTGTTGAGCCAAATTATTAAGTCAAATTGAGCTATAAGGCTTCTGATGTAAACTTAGCctagataaaataaaataaatcacaGCTGTCAGAATGATGTGAAACAGATCATATTTTACTTTCATCTTGATTGTGTGGTGATTGCTAATTGTACTGTGAATTGCCCTATGACTGTAGGTGGAGTACTGTGCCTGTGTGGTCCCAGGAGACTGTTGGAATCTTATAAAGGAATTCATGCAAAGCTTCTTGGGGGCCAATGTTCCGGAACTGCCGTCTGTCTTTGCCACCAAATCTGAAGGACTGTATGCCCCTTCAGACTGCATGGACACCATGACCCAGTACCTTGAGCTTTTCAGCAAGGTTCGAAAGCAGCAAGTGATTCCAGGAGCAAGTGTACGCTAAGAGCATCACTTATATGGGATGTGCTAAGTAGTACCAACAAAAAGGACTTACAAAACTGCAGAAGCTGGGACTCTTACATTCTGCTGTTGCTGGTTGGGTTTTATATGTTAAGGCTTCAAGAATAACTTTCACACCTGACATTTTCAAACATTTCTACATGAACTGGTAGGCCTGTATGGTGAAGCCTAGGAGGTGGAAATGTATAAACAAGAATATACAGATTACAAAGTATGCatcatgtatgtgtctgtattgtCTTTCCATTTTGATGTGGTTGTGGTAaacagtatgtttttttttagtacaatatttttttgtttctgcTTTCTTGGGAACCATATGGTTCCAAGACAGAAAGGACAATTGAACGACAATTATAATTCCATCAACAAGTGATGTAAGTTGATACCGTTTTAGGTCGCTGCATACATTTgtataggtaggctatgtgggCGTCTCTCTTATActttaattttattttcaacacCATTTCTACGTTGCTTGTGGTTTGGAGGAGCAGGGCATTTTGAGAGGATTGACTAAGCATGCACGTTACTGGGCGAAAGATCTATTGTCGGATCCGATATGtttgattattattatgactACGTATCTTTATTGATAATTTTGCAAAGTGCAGATGGGTCTGTGAAATTGGTCAGTGAACCGCAGTCCGAAGACATTCGGGGCCCTTTTACAATCTGACCGGCAAAGGTCGGAGTCATGCAGCAATGGGAGTAATTGGTTGGCGGAAGATTGATCACTTTCTGTCCAATCAGAGCGAGGGAACGCTAAAGTAAAATAGTTTGGTTGACTCGAGATCTGTGACAGCTCGCGCGTGCAGATGATGGCGGTAAATAAAAGCCgtatacaaaataaaaccatgaAAACCTTTATCGCAGGACACTAACACCACTGTAAGAGAAAGAACAGAAAGAAATCAGGTGAGTGTCTCATATAGTAGTTGTGATCTTTTATATTATGATTAAAAGTTGAGAGCTTTTGTTTGTCAGTGTTTTGCACAGAAAATGACTTTAATCTTGCTTGGTTGACCTCGGTGTTTTGTTAAAATATTAACACAAAAGTTGATTTCAAAATCTTATTCTGACTTTGAATCATCTGCGAAATCACAAGTAGGGGATTGGGCTATGCGTTGTTGTCAATACCACCCAGAAGTTGTTGAGAGGGATTTCGCTAAAGAGAGGGTCTAGCAGTGGTCTTTGTTCTGGTAAGTAGTGCTACACCAGTATAGCTTGCCTGCTAAAACCAGCTAGCTAGTATACCGTTAGCTATTGATTGTCTGCATTGTCTAAATTTTTGGAAAAGACTGGCAAACTGGTGCAATGGTTGAGATGACGGACAATAATGTATTCCAtgttaaaacattaataagCAGTCGAGAAATAAAAGATACGGCTAACCAAATAGCGTCATGGAAAATCTGGTGAGAGCGAAGTAGGCTTGTCAAAGCCACGTAGTTTGGGCTAGCATTCAGCGCATTGCCAGTAAGCGTAGGCTAGCCATCTAGCAAGCCAACTAACCTTGCTAGTGTGTGATAGCTACAAGTCGCTTGctttgctagctagctagctgagaGTCTATAGGGTGATGGGCTAACTTAGTTTTGATAATGTTAGGATACACACACCTGAAGTATTATGTTTTTCTATTCTGATACGTTTGTTTCATGACATTCTGGTTAGCATATAGACGATGCAATGATTAAGATGCTCTACAATTAGCCTGTTAAACATCATGGATGTAAAGACCATTTAGCTACATTTTATAACCACCGTTTGAAACGGTGTCCCAACATCACTAAACCTGAGCTATTTTTTGAGACGGCTAGCTGGCTAGCATGCGACCGAACAATACCAGAAGCCTTTCCCCAACCTCGTGAACGTAGGTAGCTGGCTGCTGAACTTTATAACATTACTTCTTGCTTAAAATATCAAGCTGGTTGTCTTTAATGATCGCTTCGGCAGAGACCAGCAGTTCGTTTCCGACGTTACAGGTCTGTTTACAACTTGACTAACAGGTAAaatatttgcttaaaatataacGGCAAATAATAAGTCTGACTTGTGCTGTAGAAAATGTTGATCGGTATAcagataacgttaacgttaccatgTTCGCATTAACGTAGATCGTTAGTATTTGACAGCCGTGAGTGTGTAAATATAACGTTTGCAAGCTGTCTGTTTTATATGAGATGCATTGCCTAACGTTGCTTTGTATAGGACCATGTCTGAACAATGGTGACAAACCAAATATTTACCCCTTTAACACACAGGCGTAGCCGAACTTGGTAGCTAATTGTGGATGTCTTGATACCTATTGGATGCAACAACCACAATAGTGAAATCCCTAAGATTAACTATTTGCTAGCCTCGTTCTGTATTGACATGTACAGTAGTATTTGGGGACATTTTTGGTCTCCATTTAATCGATTTGGTATTTATAACAAGGTGCCTATAAATAAACGCAAATGAGTGTTGTACCTTCATGTATGTCCTAGGCCTGTGTATTGTAAGATCTGCTACGCAGTTCCATCCCTCGAAATCATTCCCATCTAGGTTTTCCACTTACATTGGAAATTCTTTTACAGTGTTCCGATGTGCGCCTGTGGTTTGAAGTTGGTTGTCTGAAGGCCGCAGTAAAAGTTCTCTCTGATTCTAATGGTGACTGTGCTTTTACCATCACCAGAGGACTAACTGCAGGCTCGTCACTGTAAGTACTCCAAAATGTGGTTTAATTATATGAACTTAAAAAATCCTTTGCAACAAGACACATTTAGAAACTTAAGGATCATCGAAACACTGAACAGCAGCAGGACACCCCCTCTGTGTGCCTGAGTAGACAcagcagggggtggggggggggtgcagtgtACTGCACAAAGGACCCAACAGAGCCACGGGAGCCCATTCACTCCAGTAGCAAGCACACTAGGAGCTTGGCCTCTGTGTTTCAGTCTCAATCATTTATAGCGCCATGATGGGAAAGTCCGCTTAATTTTCGTATCTGATGAATTATCTGATTGTATTACTattcatgtctttgtgtgtgtgtgtgtgttgttctttcATCCATTGatgcacatttgtttagtttgtttgttcttGCTAGTTTTATAAAGTTTTTGTAAAGTCTTATAAGAGTGGAAAGACTTTGTACACGATTTGAAGTTGGAGTTCTCTAAGCACCTGTGTCTTCCTTGTCCCCAGAATGTGTTCTCTGTGGACGCGGCGGCCAACGTATCCCTGACTGCGTGAGCACATGCTGTTTCAGCGGTTGCGATGGACCGCTGCAAGCATGTGGGCCGCCTGCGCTTGGGACAGGACCACTCGACGCTGAACCCGCAGAAATGGCTCTGCACGGACTGTGGCACCGGCGAGTCGGTGTGGGCGTGCCTCAAGTGCGCGCACGTGGCCTGCGGGCGCGACCTGCACGACCATGCGCTCGCCCACTTCCAGGCCTCGCGGCACCCACTGGCCATGGAGGTCCGTGAGCTGGACGTCTTCTGCTTCGCCTGCGGCGACTACGTGCTCAACGACAACGCCGAGGGCGACCTGAAGCTGTTGCGCGGCGCGCTGTCCACCATCCGCAGCCCCAACAGGCGCTCGCTGCGCTCCTCGGCGGCGGCAGGCGGTGGCGAGGGGGGCGCGTGGATGGAGGCGGAGGGGATGCTGCGGCCGCCCTCCCAGGTGGCGCTGTGGCACCGGCGGAAGGCGCTGCTGGGCCGCATGCTGCAGCAGTGGCGGCGCCGGCGGCAGGACGAGGAGCGCAAGCGCTGCCGCAAGCTGGAGCAGGAGAGGCAGGAGCGCCGCGAAGTCAAGAGGAGGCTCCTGGGAGAGCTGGCCGGCAGCGGTGGTGGCAGTGGCAGCGGCGGCGGGCCGCCCAGGAAGAGCGCGCGCTTGCTCACGCAGGCACCGCGGCCCACGCTCACACTCGTGCCCTTCAAGTTCCGGGACCCGCCCGAGCGCCTGCCGCAGGTCTCGTCGCCGCCAACCCCGTCGGCTGCCGTGCGGAGACCCTCGGCGCTGTCGGTCCGGAACGCCAATGCCCAGTCGCCCAAGCCGCGGCGGTACCACGCCTCATTGACCCCGCGGCGCCGGAGGCTGGCGCCAGGCGTCACTGGGCTGCGTAACCTGGGCAACACTTGCTACATGAACTCCATCCTGCAGGTGCTGAGCCACCTGCAGAAGTTCCGCGAGTGTTTCCTGACGCTGGACCTGTGCGAGACCGAGGAGCTGCTGGCCAAAACCAAGACCTCGCAGGGTGTCAAGGGCGTTGTGGTGGGGagtggcggaggaggaggagggggagccatcgaaggaggaggagcaggagcagcaggaggtgGGACTGGAGCGGTGCAGGGCGAGGCCAGGGGTCCGGCTGCGGGCAGCAACAAGGAGTCCCGCTCGTCCTCGCGCCAGCGCATGTCGCTGTGCCACGAACTGCACACGCTCTTCAGGGTCATGTGGTCGGGCCGCTGGTCACTGGTTTCGCCCTTCGCCATG encodes the following:
- the usp49 gene encoding ubiquitin carboxyl-terminal hydrolase 49; amino-acid sequence: MDRCKHVGRLRLGQDHSTLNPQKWLCTDCGTGESVWACLKCAHVACGRDLHDHALAHFQASRHPLAMEVRELDVFCFACGDYVLNDNAEGDLKLLRGALSTIRSPNRRSLRSSAAAGGGEGGAWMEAEGMLRPPSQVALWHRRKALLGRMLQQWRRRRQDEERKRCRKLEQERQERREVKRRLLGELAGSGGGSGSGGGPPRKSARLLTQAPRPTLTLVPFKFRDPPERLPQVSSPPTPSAAVRRPSALSVRNANAQSPKPRRYHASLTPRRRRLAPGVTGLRNLGNTCYMNSILQVLSHLQKFRECFLTLDLCETEELLAKTKTSQGVKGVVVGSGGGGGGGAIEGGGAGAAGGGTGAVQGEARGPAAGSNKESRSSSRQRMSLCHELHTLFRVMWSGRWSLVSPFAMLHSVWNLIPAFRGYDQQDAQEFLCELLDKVQQELESNGSKRRILMPITQRKLSKQVLKVLNTIFHGQLLSQVTCLSCKHKSNTVEPFWDLSLEFPERYHSGQKASGSLGLKSCSLTEMLAKFTETEALEGRIYACNHCNKKRRKTSHKPLILTEACKQLLIYRLPQVLRLHLKRFRWSGRNHREKIGVHVAFDQVLNIKPYCCRDSASGLHREGFTYDLSAVVMHHGKGFGSGHYTAYCYNTEGGFWVHCNDSVMNVCSVEEVCNTQAYILFYTQRSA
- the med20 gene encoding mediator of RNA polymerase II transcription subunit 20; its protein translation is MGVTCVCQVPVAEGKSVQQTVDMLHKKLEQLGAVKQGSFWVDCETYHATGNTSGQPSKLLYVMHNSETPLSCMALFEGGPCLTADVNFDVLMLKLKSHFQNAKGHKVESRGTRYRYCDFLVKVGAVTMSSSARGISVEVEYCACVVPGDCWNLIKEFMQSFLGANVPELPSVFATKSEGLYAPSDCMDTMTQYLELFSKVRKQQVIPGASVR